The Papaver somniferum cultivar HN1 chromosome 3, ASM357369v1, whole genome shotgun sequence genome includes a region encoding these proteins:
- the LOC113355318 gene encoding 60S ribosomal protein L9: MKTILSSETMDIPDGVKIKVKAKMIEVEGPRGKLIRNFKHLNLDFQLIKNAETGKKQLKVDAWFGSRKTSASIRTALSHVNNLITGVTKGYRYKMRFVYAHFPINASITNGNKGIEIRNFLGEKKVRKVDMLDGVSIVRSEKVKDELVLDGNDVELVSRSCALINQKCHVKNKDIRKFLDGIYVSEKGTVEVEE, from the exons ATGAAGACAATCTTGTCTAGCGAAACCATGGATATTCCAGATGGAgtgaaaatcaaagtaaaagcaaagatgattgaagttgaaggacCAAGAGGGAAGTTGATTAGAAACTTTAAGCATCTTAACTTGGATTTTCAGCTTATTAAGAacgctgaaactgggaaaaaacAACTTAAAGTTGATGCTTGGTTTGGATCTAGAAAAACTTCTGCTTCAATTAGAACCGCACTTTCTCATGTTAATAATCTTATTACTGGTGTTACTAAGGGGTATAGGTACAAGATGAGATTTGTCTATGCTCATTTTCCCATCAACGCTTCAATTACCAACGGAAATAAGGGTATCGAGATCCGTAACTTTCTCGGGGAGAAGAAG GTGAGAAAGGTCGATATGCTTGATGGAGTCAGTATTGTCAGGTCTGAGAAGGTCAAGGATGAACTTGTGTTGGATGGGAATGATGTTGAGCTTGTCTCTAGATCTTGTGCCTTGATCAACCAG AAATGCCATGTGAAAAACAAAGATATCAGGAAGTTTTTGGATGGTATTTATGTGAGCGAGAAGGGAACTGTTGAGGTTGAAGAATAA
- the LOC113359021 gene encoding uncharacterized protein LOC113359021: MLGSLDCMHWVWTGYPTYWVGQYKGHYAKPTVIFEAAASYDCWIWHAFFGLPGSQNDINVLYKSPLFEDLKYELSPQPPSGETGRSYSYFNSRQMNLRKDVEREFGILKRKFAIICGPYRGLSAREMHKTMLTCIIMHNMVIQETRRNKNWTNHQDEDLRHDIIPAKGLPARNYAQMTSNIENRTLYNRLREDLRANMWAEFGRDGGRIK, translated from the exons ATGttgggtagtcttgactgcatgcactggGTATGGACCGGATACCCTACCTATTGGGTCGGTCAGTATAAGGGTCACTATGCAAAACCAACGGTTATCTTTGAGgctgctgcttcttatgattgttggatatggcacgctttttttggtctCCCGGGATCTCAGAACGATATAAATGTTTTATACAAATCGCCtttgtttgaagatttaaagTATGAACTTTCACCTCAG CCACCTTCCGGTGAAACGGGTCGTTCGTATTCATATTTCAATAGTAGACAAATGAATCTGAGAAAGGATGTGGAACGGGAATTTGGAATTCTGAAGCGGAAGTTCGCCATCATTTGTGGGCCTTATCGTGGTCTAAGTGCTCGTGAAATGCATAAGACTATGCTGACTTGcatcattatgcataacatggtaATCCAGGAAACTCGTCGTAATAAGAATTGGACTAaccatcaagatgaagacttaagGCACGATATTATCCCAGCAAAAGGATTACCTGCAAGGAACTATGCGCAAATGACTAGTAATATTGAGAACAGAACTTTGTATAACAGGTTAAGGGAAGATCTCAGAGCGAATATGTGGGCTGAGTTTGGAAGAGATGGAGGACGAATTAAGTAG